The sequence GACAACGCGAAATGTACGTTTACACTCCTCCGGGGTACGACAAATCGAAAAAATACCCGGTGCTTTATTTGTTTGGCGGCTCGGGAGAAGTTGCTTCAACATGGATGCTTACCGGCCGTGTAAATTTTATCATGGACAATATGATTGCTGACGGAACAGTCGTTCCAATGATTATTGCAATGCCGAACAACCAGGTGGTGCATCGAATGGATCCGAAACATACCGAAATAAGTTTTCCAAAATTTAACGACGAAATGCTGCAGGAAGTAATACCGCTGGTTGAAGAAAATTACAGCGTAAAAGCTGATAAACACAACCGTGCTATTTCCGGTTTATCGATGGGTGGACGCCATGCGCAAATCATAGGTTTGAATAACCTGGATGTTTTTGGTTCGATCGGAATTTTAAGTGCGGCAGAATCATTGGATCTGATAAAACCCGGAGTACTTGATGATCCGAAAATCAACGACAAAATTGATTACCTGTTTATTGGTGCCGGAACAAATGAAACTACGCCGGAATCGCGTCAAACATTGATGCACCAAACATTTGAAGATAAAAACATCGAGCACGAATATTATATCGGTAGTGCAGGTGCTCACGATTTTATCACCTGGAAACATTTGTTGTATTACAAGTTTCTGCCAAAACTCTTTAAAACAAACTAAAAATTCGCATTACAGATCCACATTCTATGAAAGTTTTTACCAAAATACTTACGCTGCAACTGTTTTTATTCTGCGTTATTTTTGTAGCCAATGCACAACCTAATCGGCGATCGATAACTTCACCTGAGATTCTACCGGACAATCGCGTAACTATAAATCTACTGGCTCCTGAAGCTAACAATGTAAAATTGCTTGGCGGCTGGATGGCAAATTTATTTGCCGGTGAAGAGATGACCAAACGAAGTGATGGAGTGTGGACTTATACAACTACGGAGCCTTTAAAAGAGGATCTGTACCGTTATTCATTTCTGGTTGATGGAGTGAAAACTTTGGATCCGAACAATATCAAACAGCTACGAGACGACAGCAACTATTTCAGCTATTTTATTTTGCCCGGTGAAATATCCAACAACTACAAAATGAATGATGTTCCGCACGGCACAGTTTCAAATATCTGGTACGATTCGCCTGTTCTTGAAATGAAACACCGCCGGATGTATGTTTATACGCCTCCGGGCTACGAAAAATCAACAAAAAGCTATCCTGTTCTGTATCTGCTTCATGGTGTTTTTAGCGATGAAGAAGGCTGGATTCAAATTGGCCGGGCTGTTAATATTCTTGATAATCTAATTGCACAGGGAAAAGCTGAGCCAATGATTATGGTTATAACCAACGGCAATTATTTTCAACACGCTTCGCCCAATGATGTAACGCCACCAAATGTAAATATTATGGAGGGCATTTATAAATATGCCGGCAAATTCGAAGAAAGTCTGGTAAAAGATGTTGTCCCTTTCGTGGATAGCAATTTCAGGACGCTGGCCAACAGCGAAAACCGCGCAATCGCCGGTTTTTCAATGGGGGGTGGACAGGCAACTTATACTGCACTCACTTATCCCGACCAGTTTGCATGGGTAGGTTCATTTAGTGGTGCTTTTGTGGTTTGGCCAAATGTGCGTCCTGCCCCCGATGTTAACGACATTGACCTGGATGCCCTTGAAAATAAAGTATTCCCAAATCTTGATGCCTCAATAAATTCAAAAATAAAACTCCTCTATCTGACCATTGGAACAAAAGATCCGCTGCTTGATCCGCAGCACAAAGTTCGAAATTGGTTCCGTGAAAAAGGTATTCAGTTTGAAGATATTGAGACCGAAGGATATGCCCATGTTTGGGGCTACTGGAGAATGAATCTGGTTGATTTTACATCGAAAATATTTAAGTGAAAATTAAACGGACCTAATAAACCTAAAAAATTTAAACAGATGAAAAAAGTAAACGTTCTTACGATCACTCTGCTTGCACTCTTAATGGTATTAAATCCGGAAATTAGTAATGGCCAGCGATTAAAAGCGGGGCCGCAGGATATGACTTTTTTCTCTTCGGTTGACGAAACAAATCAGCCCTATGCGCTTTACATTCCCGAAAATTTTGATGAAACCAAAGCATACCCGCTTGTGGTGTTTTTGCATGGTGCGATGTCGAATCACCGGCTTGGTTTGATGCGGGTTTTTGGCCAGGGAAATATCCAGGGCAAAGAATTTGTGAATCCAAATCGTGTTACGGTAACTACCGACCTTGAAGCAACACGTTCTTATCCAGAACTGAAAAGTGTGGATTACATTGTAGCTGCTCCTTATGCCCGGGGAACTGCCGGCTACGAGGGAATTCCGGAAGTTGATGTTTACCAGATGATAGACGATGTAAAGTCACGTTTTAATATCGACGAAGACCGTGTTTACCTGACTGGTTTATCGATGGGAGGCGGAGGAACTTTACACCTGTCGATGTCACGTCCCGATATTTGGGCCGCAATCGCACCAACTTGTGCTGCCATCCCGACAGAAAGTGTCGAGCAGGTCAGTAACCTTTCCAATCTTCCGGTTCATATTTTTGTCGGCAGTCTCGACGGACCTGAAGGTAAACGTGAGCTGAGAGATCAGCTGATTGAAGCAGGTTCACCGGTTGTAAAATATACTGAGTATCCCGGAATTGGTCACAACAGTTGGGAGTGGAGTTATAAAGACGGCTTTATCTTCGACTGGTTTTCGCAGTTTGAAAGAAACCTTTATCCGGATGAGGTAAAATTTACTTCGGCACTCTATAAATACGATAAAGCCTACTGGGTAACTTTCGACAAACTTATTCCCGGAGAATCAGCAAGTATCGATGCAAAATTCGAATCAGAAAACAACATTGAAATAATAACTTCAAGTCTGGATGCCTTTAGTC comes from uncultured Draconibacterium sp. and encodes:
- a CDS encoding alpha/beta hydrolase-fold protein; translation: MLNKHLILFFFLIGIFQLNAQQAHVNLDWAPQRTGGSLKPFMANTISPEVTDDHMVTFRLKAPEAKEVSVSGTVMRSLKSNNPIKLTKGADGLWSVTVGPVTPEIYKYNYVVDGVRIVDPANTYVGFANQPGYSVLVVHGDGPAWYDAKDVPHGSITRHIYQSDVTNGQREMYVYTPPGYDKSKKYPVLYLFGGSGEVASTWMLTGRVNFIMDNMIADGTVVPMIIAMPNNQVVHRMDPKHTEISFPKFNDEMLQEVIPLVEENYSVKADKHNRAISGLSMGGRHAQIIGLNNLDVFGSIGILSAAESLDLIKPGVLDDPKINDKIDYLFIGAGTNETTPESRQTLMHQTFEDKNIEHEYYIGSAGAHDFITWKHLLYYKFLPKLFKTN
- a CDS encoding alpha/beta hydrolase-fold protein translates to MKVFTKILTLQLFLFCVIFVANAQPNRRSITSPEILPDNRVTINLLAPEANNVKLLGGWMANLFAGEEMTKRSDGVWTYTTTEPLKEDLYRYSFLVDGVKTLDPNNIKQLRDDSNYFSYFILPGEISNNYKMNDVPHGTVSNIWYDSPVLEMKHRRMYVYTPPGYEKSTKSYPVLYLLHGVFSDEEGWIQIGRAVNILDNLIAQGKAEPMIMVITNGNYFQHASPNDVTPPNVNIMEGIYKYAGKFEESLVKDVVPFVDSNFRTLANSENRAIAGFSMGGGQATYTALTYPDQFAWVGSFSGAFVVWPNVRPAPDVNDIDLDALENKVFPNLDASINSKIKLLYLTIGTKDPLLDPQHKVRNWFREKGIQFEDIETEGYAHVWGYWRMNLVDFTSKIFK
- a CDS encoding alpha/beta hydrolase-fold protein encodes the protein MKKVNVLTITLLALLMVLNPEISNGQRLKAGPQDMTFFSSVDETNQPYALYIPENFDETKAYPLVVFLHGAMSNHRLGLMRVFGQGNIQGKEFVNPNRVTVTTDLEATRSYPELKSVDYIVAAPYARGTAGYEGIPEVDVYQMIDDVKSRFNIDEDRVYLTGLSMGGGGTLHLSMSRPDIWAAIAPTCAAIPTESVEQVSNLSNLPVHIFVGSLDGPEGKRELRDQLIEAGSPVVKYTEYPGIGHNSWEWSYKDGFIFDWFSQFERNLYPDEVKFTSALYKYDKAYWVTFDKLIPGESASIDAKFESENNIEIITSSLDAFSLHIEDHPQFNANEKVTLVVDGQTLAVKSAGTLSLSKSDNEWKNQRFTPELTSKQKGAEGPLFEGVASNHVYVYGTEGNPSAEELEARKQAAINAADFAAYREMMGRIMIFPRVISDKQVRQSDYETSNLILFGTKETNSIIAKYADELPLHLDADASDYSLLYIYPMNGHYLMINSGISWWDLPGESDSGMVSNLSELRERAASNTRPRIMLNSKADGLKGLKDFILYKGGSDNIVVNGYFDSEWSIPSDKTNELKNSGVITIN